The Amycolatopsis sp. DG1A-15b genome contains the following window.
GTCGTCCACAGCGAGGGCGAATACCGGCTGGTCACCAACCAGGCCGGACCGGCAGGTGCCCTGCTGTTCACCTCGACGGCGAGTTCACGACGACGCCGACGCGCTACACCGTCCAGCTCGACGAACGACGGCACGTCGGCCGACCGGTCGGCGGCTCGCTCCCGAGCCGCCGACCCAGGCGGTCAGGCAGGCCGGACGGAACTTCGCCGTGCCCGGCGAGCGGCCGGGCACGGCGAAGTTCGCCCGCTATGGGGTGGTCAGGTCGAACCGTTGCAGGGTGACCGCGCCGCCGAGTGCCTGCGTGGCGTGGTTGAAGACGGCGAACCGGTAACCCATGAAGAACTGCCACGCGTTGTTCAGGGTGAACGCCGTGCCCAGCGGGGTGAAGTTGACCCCGTCGGTGCTGTAGGAGAACCGGGCCTGGCGGCCGGTGCCGGGGCGGATGTCGGCGTTGGCGCGCAACCAGATCCGGCTGCCGGGCAGGTCGGCGCCCGCGACCTCGGTGCCAGTGCCGGTGGTGTTCCAGTTGCCGTCCATGGTCAGGCCGTTGACCATGACCACCCGGTTGCGGCCGCCGTCGCGTTTGACGCCGATGTACGCCGAGGAGTCGCGCAGCATCGCCAGGCCCGTGCGGTCACCGTCCCGCATCGACGTCAGGTCGAGCGTGGCCGTCGCGGTGGATGTGGGTCCCTGGATGCGGTGGGTCAGGGTGTTGCGGGCGGAGTACAGGTCGTTGGTGACCGTCGCCGTGGACAGCTTGAGCCCGTTGCCGACCGAGAACTTCGTCGTGTCGGGGTTGTGGTTCCACTCCCACTGCGGACTCAGCGCCGGACCCGGGAAGGTGTCGGTGCCCGTCATCGGTTCGACCTGGCGGGGTGGCGGTGGCAGGTTCGGCTTCGGGTAGGTCGTGCCCCAGCGGCCGTTGACCGTCTGGAGCTTCGGCCAGCCGTCGGCCGTCCAGGTGACCGGGGCGAGCACCGGGACCCGGCCGCCGGGGTAGGCGTCGACGAAGGCCATGTAGTACCAGTCGCCGTTCTGCGTCTGCACCAGCCCGCCCTGGTGGGGGACGCCGCCGCCGGAGATCGGGCCCGGCAGGTCCAGCAGCACCTGCTGGATGGTGTAGGGCCCGAACGGGCTGCTCGCCTTGAGGATGTACTGGCCGTTGGCCGGCCGGGTCGTGAAGATGTAGTAGTTCCCGCCGCGCTTGTAGAACCGGGAGCCTTCGAGCGTGCCGATGTTCGACGGCGTCTGGAAGACCTGCTGCGAGCGGACTTCGGTCTTCCCGTCCTTGGAGAGCTGGGCGACGCTGAGGGTGGTGTTGCCGTAGGCGACGTACATCGTGTCGTCGTCGTCGACGAGCATGCCCGCGTCGTAGTAGCACTTGTCGATCGTGGTGTGCTTCGACCACTGCCCGTCCACCGCGGTGGCGGTGTAGATGTAGGTCTTGGCGAAGTCGACGCAGCCGCCCCAGTAGAAGGTGTCGTTGCTGGCGCGGTGGTTGAAGAACGACGCCCAGATGCCGCGCACGTACCCGCGGCCGCCGTTGAGGTCGTACTTCGCGCCGAAGTCCAGTTTGGGCACGGAGTGGCCGGCGAACTCCCAGTTCACCAGGTCGTAGGAGCGCAGGATCGGTGCGCCGGGGGAGTAGTGCATCGTCGAGGCGGAGTAGTAGTAGGTGTTGCCGACGCGGATGATGTCGTCGTCGGCGAAATCCTGCCACAGCACGGGGTTCGTGAAGGTCGACGGCTGGTTCGGGGTGGTCGTGGTGGTGGGCGTGGTCGGCGTCGTCGGCGTCGTGGGGGTGGTCGGGGTCGTGGGGT
Protein-coding sequences here:
- a CDS encoding family 43 glycosylhydrolase; amino-acid sequence: MVSRRQSRAAVSALLAATGIAGAVLVATPAAHAAAGCSVTYAKTSEWQGGFGASVSITNLGDAISGWTLEWSFASGQQVGQHWNATITQTGTQVSAKNVTYNTTIPTGGKAEFGFNGSFTTANPDPASFRLNGTLCTGGVDPTTPTTPTTPTTPTTPTTTTTPNQPSTFTNPVLWQDFADDDIIRVGNTYYYSASTMHYSPGAPILRSYDLVNWEFAGHSVPKLDFGAKYDLNGGRGYVRGIWASFFNHRASNDTFYWGGCVDFAKTYIYTATAVDGQWSKHTTIDKCYYDAGMLVDDDDTMYVAYGNTTLSVAQLSKDGKTEVRSQQVFQTPSNIGTLEGSRFYKRGGNYYIFTTRPANGQYILKASSPFGPYTIQQVLLDLPGPISGGGVPHQGGLVQTQNGDWYYMAFVDAYPGGRVPVLAPVTWTADGWPKLQTVNGRWGTTYPKPNLPPPPRQVEPMTGTDTFPGPALSPQWEWNHNPDTTKFSVGNGLKLSTATVTNDLYSARNTLTHRIQGPTSTATATLDLTSMRDGDRTGLAMLRDSSAYIGVKRDGGRNRVVMVNGLTMDGNWNTTGTGTEVAGADLPGSRIWLRANADIRPGTGRQARFSYSTDGVNFTPLGTAFTLNNAWQFFMGYRFAVFNHATQALGGAVTLQRFDLTTP